The genomic region ctaaaggggggggggcctttagtgcccacactttagtgccggttccataaccggcactaaaggcccttacaaaccgtttttaaagctccgttttctattagtggcggtcccacgtgtaagcttcggacccacaaccactaacgccggcggacggaatggactcaaatatggccgtttggcctcgtcatagttgCTGTGCTCGAACTAGGGGCAAAATTGAGGACAATTCgtatctgagggcaaaactgagcacatggacaccactgagggcaaaagaaTAATTAACCTAATAACAAACTGCATATATAAGTTGGACGCAGTAGTACTCCTTAACCACGGACACGATCAGGTTGCTCGATCCCACAGAAGTACTCAGAGCACGCCACGCATCTTGATGCATAGATTCTCTACTTTTTCCAGGGTTGGAGGCACAGCACCGCAACCAGAACCAGGACGATCGCCAGAACGACCAGAGATATGATTGCAaccttcttgtccttcttcttccagGCGGTGTGCCGCGCGGCGCGCGCTGCGGCGGCGGCATTCGCTGCTGGTGCAGCCTGCATCAGTTGAGCTCAACGGGTCAGTTCTGTTCAGTTCAGTTCAGCATACAACATGTGAAAGCTGCAAGCTTCGGCCGTTCGTCAGGAAAATTAACAAGGGTTTTTAGCGGTGACATTCAGCTCAACGGCGATGCCAGTGTGCAAGCACATGTTCCTTTTAAAGTAATCTCCTATAGTAAAGTTGCAAGCACATGTCCCTCGCCCGTTCGATCGTCAGGAAAAGTAACGACGGTTTTTATCTGCAACCAAGCTATGGGAAACTATACAGCTCCAAATTAACACCGCCTTGCTTATGTCTACTAGCAGCAGATTTTCTAAAGAGAGCGAGAGGCAAATATAGCTCGTGGATCGAGTCGCTGTATAGCTCTAATTTGATCTGGCCAGGCCAAATTGAAACAAGAACAGGGAGGTAGAAAATTGAAATTGGCCTACATGTAGAGTCGTTGTGTTGCTCGAATCTGAACGCCTTATGGAGTACTAATTCCATCAAGCGATCGTGACGAGGTACTCCTACAATCCTCTACTACATATATGTCAGATCGTTTGCTAGTTAATTTACTACCGATCACGTAGAGGAAACTAGGCATAATCAAGCAAGGAAGGGAAGTATGAGCGTCGATATATATTGACAGAAATGATTGTGATTTGTGAACCACATTACCGCAGGTGCCGCCGCCGGAGGATTGGCCACGTTGttggccgccgctgccgctgccggagGATTGGCCACGttgttggccgccgccgccgcgaccggAGGATTGTCCATGGCGCGCGTCCGTGCACGCttgcagagggagagagagagagagagtggcgaGAGATGGAGAAGGGTATGCGCTGTGCGGCGAAGTGTTCTTTGGCCAGGCGATGGAACTAACCGAGTAGTGGTAGCCAGCAGCCAACCGATGGAGAATAATTTGTTTCTCGTTTTGGGTGTAGCAGAGGCTCCAGTAGGACGGCCCCGATAGGCTCATGTTTCGGGGAAACCGCGTGTGGAGTTTGGGCGCTCACATGCATGACCACCGCATGTGAAATCGGAGCTGAAAAAATGGCAACACTAGCCACCTCTCATCTAAAGCGGACTGTGCACCGAAACGGCAATGCAATGACTGCCCTGCACCGTGCAACTTCTCTCCATGATTTGATCGACCACCGTGTGGTTGTGACTGGCTCGAGGTGCCACGAAATCGGTGCATGAACTGCTGGAGATGGTACATGTACCTATGCGTTGCATTGCGTGCGCTGGTGATTCGATCCCGGAAAGAGTATGTCGAGGCTCGCCCATATAGAAAGTAGAACACGATGACGTGCGTTGCCGCACTCTTCAATTTTGACGATACAATGACATAACTCTACATAAATGTATGCTTTTATCAAACGAGAAAGTTAAATTTTCATGAGGTAACAGTTTTAGCTCCCTTAAAACAAAATTTGACAAATTCTATACCCTTTGTCGAGTACAGTTCTCACAATTGCACGATATTTCATAAACCATTCAAATGATTCAGATTCAACATATACAATAAAAATCAACCATAAACATGCGTATAGTTTATAACATCGAGCAATTCAAATTATAACATGAAAATAGTTCATCGGAAAGGCACCACATCGGTCAAGTTTGATCCAAAATCACCACAACATAGCATGTGTATGTCGTTAATCGAGCCCTACCAAAGGCATGTTTCGTGCTCATCATCTCAAGCACTTTCATGCTCATCACCTCCAATGAAAACATCACCTCCCCCATGGCGactatcggggatataccccgtggcgtaaaccagccggactggatgactcactggtaacccgcccagagcttggcggttcacgggctacccgcccggtcttggcggttcattagtaacccggcgggcgggtcagatggatgacgaggcccatggcccagaaggccggttcacgcttaatggtgggccggtttatgagaaaagcacaaggaatatttccTTACAAAGGAGGCAAgattaggactccacttgtaatagagtaatcctagtcctaataggactagtcatgtaaaccgccccttcaacatatataaggaggggcagggcaccccaagggggagaaggttgacaagttccacaagttggacaagttaggtttagacaatagctctcgagatagagcacacttgtaaccgtgatcatcatcatcaatatcaatgaagcaggatgtaggcttttacctccaccgtgaggggccgaacctgggtaaaacattgcgtctctcgtcccgctcaacccctctcaagctaccacatagatgccttggcctcgcgactaagtcctgacactaagaacatctgtcgtgacaattccacgacaattggcgcccaccgtggggcctgcgcacggtggtgttgagttcttgaagggatctctcccaAGGATCGAGAAGTTTTGCAGTTTTCCGGATGAAGAAAGCCGGTTCAGAAGGATTTGtatcagcttcaagttgatcaatcCAGGTTTAAGATCTGGGATTTAAGGTTTAAAAGAAATTAGGGTGCGTCGAGTACGGCGCTGCCGCTGTCGCATATCGAAAGCACGCATGAGATCAAACCGAGAAAAGGTTCAAAATCGCCAACATCGACAAGATTTGACGACTCCATCATCTGAGTCAGGATCAAGTTTGGAAGTTGATTTTTCCTCTGCGGCGTGAAGACCCAGATAATGGACGCGATATGATGGACTCTGGATCCCGAGGGTAATCACGGCGGTACCCCCATGTGGCCTCTGGTGCAACCACCGGCCGATTCCTGTTCgttgcaaaaaaaaggaaaaggaaaaggcccCGACCTCGAGGGAGACCTGGACGTAGAGGAGTCCAACCTGCTACGACTGAGAGCCACCTAGGATCCGTGACTTGCCTTGCTCCGCATTTGACTCCAAGCCGCTGGCAGTCTAGGCAAGGGAAGTCATGGTCCAAGGCAGACTAGCTGAACTAAAAACGTATATATTTCCACATGGTTGAAGGAGAAGTATCACGTAGTGGAAGCATGGATTGTGGCAACCAAAAAAGACAAAGCAAATCACAGGCAGCGGCAACTCCTGCGCGCAAGGATGAGGAAAAAAACGGAGGGCCACGACCCGGAAACAGATTCTCCACAGGGTTGGACTCCTCTGTTGACCTGCTGTCGTAACCCACCGCTGCCGCCCCGGTTTAAGGTCTCCTGAAATAAAAGTCGCCCCGGTTTAAGATCTCTTCGAGAGAGTGGTTAAAGCACCGTGAAACTGCCATGGAATATTCAGGGGCGCTATATATATGGATTATCCGTCGTCCGGACAAGTCAGGTGATGTTTATCTAAGTTATTTTGTTAACATATATTGTTTTTATAAAGGGAACGATTACTTTCGACCGTATATTTTGTTAAcacaggacaattgttcattacaaatgGGGCGTTATATTACGGGCACGGAGCACGCGCTAGCGACATTCTGCACCAGCGTTTCGTTCATGTCATACCACCCGGTGAATGAACGTGAGAAGGTCGCCGTCCCTGTTCGCCCAGTTTACATCAGCTTGACGGGACCGCGCTcgcgattaactcgcccgtccgagccggtttacaacaccggtgccgatcttccccgtccgcaccagcttacaatgtcgtggccgactcatctgtccaagctacctctgatgttgcggtcctccttgtcgtccgtctctcgcggcctggtctacatcaacataccgggccgcacctgtctccATGAGCtttttattgagtatgagcaagtcgcagcttgggtagcccggttttttctttcaacaaaatggaggcaaatcatcatatactatcaaccgtcgtctgcactgggtggttcaatgggcaggcgcacaaatcgccgtcattacagtttggttaacttcaaatcaccagttggaaggaaccattggctgagttgctgatatggctcatatgggatcatttacaacccgccgcagtcacctcaaccttctatggattcacatcgtgctatcaacgccaatgatatacaagttatgccggtttatatcacggtcaaatatggagaatctcaagccaactcctcaagtcaccttgagacttgggggctacgatgacatgactcagcgaatattgccagtttcagcaaatttaagaaccccaggacgatggagggaaggataacccggtcccggaggctactgttatattgatgaaagtttaaaggccatcagaaaatttttGGCTTGGAAAGTATATGACGGTTATAAAATCCCGGCTCGATGAAGAAGTTtcaggtcatcagaaaggattccggtttaaaatccggctcaagggaagtcagtctgactgaagctctcaaatatccggtttacagtccggttcaagggaaatttgttctcccacaaagctctgaagcgctcaaatccggtttaacaatgtccggtttaaaaaagaattaacttctcacaagttcgagtttaaaggccgtcagaaaatttccggctgaaaatgaagattccagtTTAAAATTTGTTTCAAGGGAAagttgtctcccacaaagctttgaaactctcaatatccggttcaaaatcccggttcaagaagaacttgtctcttgcaaaaagttaaaagttTCCAAAGAGAACctactgccatgatgcgcggttcaaacatgggtatcccgccttactggcctgacatattattgatcacatgggggcttctgcttcataaagcggggtctctgttcttttacatcatgtgtggttacatggagttgttctaaagcggcctccggtttaccccttgagttaacttctcaaaagcatcatgttatatcacttgggggcttggtcgtgtccgaaccaatgcaatacctcttgataggcaagagccaccagatcacttggggacttggtcacgtctgaaccagtcatgcctcttgatcggcctaaggccacagaatcacttgggggcttggtcgaacccgaaccattgccatgccacttgattggcataaatgccacggtttcatttgggggctggctgacttgaaccatagctacacctatcgggagcttggtcgtgtccgaccatggtaacaccatctgatcagctcaaataagcctctttttgcaaacggttttgtcattgcctttgcttcactttttttttgaaagatatttctttctttttattgcatttttttaaaccgacaaagttttaaaccggttcaaactgtcaattacaaattgacggaacacagtcaaatcttaatccgaagactatctgcccggtttgattttctgttaccatcctattatggagtaaaccggcgttTATCAACtcggctcggctttcaactacaagttgtcagtacacgatcaagttataatccggagactatcagcccagtccggtttgactacgagtcgccagtattatatatggttaaaccggtgtttatcacaacccgacacggttttatcataaaccggcataatatggaaggagttatcagtactcaagaatggggttatcacctttactacaaaaagttggtaaaaccaacaatgtgattcaatgtcacaggtatgatatatttcatatttgattattcttaagtgtagCCCTGGTAcctgattattcttaagtgcagccttggttataaacccgggttatatgttgggcattatgacccgtccggcggtaaaccgccaggacactttaaacttgttgtatgcagagacaagtttgttaaaccggcctggctttggactataagtcgccagtatatatatttggattgcgccattggaatcatgcgcttataaatcattggattatattatcttgaatagccaacatggctggatttatggttattaataaccaatattattgagttttcaaagtcgctttagcgcaatggctattattttatcaaaggatatgatttattctacaatggaaggaatagtcccgagtcgttgcaggcttacaacccggcacttgagggctacattattcaaattgagattacttgcaagtctcatgtcgctgcaagcatgcaccatgaaacttgggggctaatgcaaagtcatttttactagtcttattaaagacccgactcatcatattataatgagccggcccttgggggctacccaTTGCTCCTGTCaataattcaaggtacacaagtttttgtCCATAATATTGAAAGATCCATTgatcagttggtaaagcacaaagctcttaaccttgtggacgtgggttcaagccctacgatggaagctacattataagatgttattttcattgaagtacatatcaagtcccggttcagtattgtCTTACTaagacggcccttgggggctacacatcactgctaaaatctacatgattatatttacaaagtccctgctcattattgcataatgatccggcccttgggggttagacttattgaagtttttataagcaattacaagtcccaggttgctgcaagcatgacaacccggcacttgggggctacatatatggagtattcaatttatatgtgaaagtgcaactatccctaggtggttttggtaattcataacaacatatagctcattgagctaatgctattccaagatgactatttcaggaaagctcaatgattggcatggcatggatgtgaaagtggaaccctcaaaatgctaaggacaaaggactggcttaagctcaaaagctcaagactcttcattttatattttagtgatccaagatcacgttgagtctttaggaaaagccaatactgtcaaggagggatgaggtgttgcttaatgagcctcttgcttcatgtgcttagtgatatgctccaaaaccctcaactactttcccatatccacatatgacctaaaccctaagccaaactcggtcctaccaattattcctatccggcgccaccgagtttcacttgtcataagccactgccaaaccctagcaattcgattctaccgatagggatctcggtctcaccgagatgggattgcaaactctctgtttcccttttgtaacttttcggtctcaccgaaagagcgaatcggtcccaccgagattggaaaactgtgtgtaacggttggattttgtgtggaggctatatatacccctccacctcctcttcattcatggagagagccatcagaacacatacacaattccaactcatatgttctgagagagaaccacctactcatgtgttgagaccaagatattccattcctaccatatgaatcttgatctctagccttccccaagttgctttccactcaaatcttctttccacaaaatccaaatcctatgagagagagttgagtgttggggagactatcatttgaagcacaagagcaaggagttcattacctacacaccatttgttacttcttggagagtggtgtctcctagattggctaggtgtcacttgggagcctccgacaagattgtggagttgaaccaaggagtttgtaagggcaaggagatcgcctacttcgtgaagatctaccgctagtgaggcaagtcctgtgtgggcgatggccatggtgggatagataaggttgcttcttcgtggacccattgtgggtggttgcttcttcgtggaccctttgtgggtggagcccttcgtggactcgcgcaaccgttaccctttgtgggtggagccctccgtggactcgcgcaaccattaccctttgtgggttgaagtctccatcaacgtggatgtaggatagcaccacctatccgaaccacgggaaaaacatccgtgtctccaattgcgtttgaattctccaaacccttccctttacattcttgcaagttgcatgctttactttccgctgccaatatactctttgcatgcttgcttgaattgtgtgatgattgcttgacttgtcctacaatagctaaaatctgccaagaactaaaattgggaaaatgttaagtttttatttggtcaagtagtctaatcaccccccctccagacatactttcgatcctacaagtggtatcagagatttggtctccatttgctttgatctccatagcttttggtggtcatagccttggtttcacaacctaggagagtatggcgtctagcgagggaaattatcaccgtagaggtccttactttgatggtactaattttgctagttgaaagcataaaatgaaaatgcatattcttggacataaccccgccgtttgggctattgtgtgtgttggtttgcaaggtgacttctttgatgggaaagaaccaaaccgtgaagctaccgcggatgagttgaagatgttgcaatacaatgctcaagcttgtgatattctcttcaacggattgtgccccgaagaattcaacaaaatcagccgtcttgagaatgcaaaggaaatttgggacactttgattgatatgcacgaaggtaccgactccgtcaaggaatccaagttggatgtgcttcaaagtcaacttgacaagttcaaaatgaaggatggtgaaggtgtcgctgaaatgtactctaggcttgctctcatcacaaatgagattgccggcttaggaagtgaagagatgaccgatagattcatcatcaagaagattctaagagccttggatggaaaatatgacaccgtgtgcacattgatccaaatgatgcccaattacaaagatctcaagccaacggaggtgattggaagaattgttgctcatgagatgtcacttaaggataaagaggaacttcacaacaaatcaagtggtgcctacaaagcctcatgtgaagcccctacatcatcaagtgagaaacaaaacttcaatgaagaattgagcttaatggtgaagaacttcaacaagttctacaagagtagaagcaaagatagaagcttcaagtcaaggtcctacaatgacaaaagatcttctagtcgagagcgaaactgctacagttgtggaagacccggacactattccaatgagtgtacggctccctacaagagaagagaagattctccaaaaagaagaagcaaagaatcaccaccaagagagagaaggagtagagatgatcgttatgaacgaagatactcacggagaagcaaggattcggaaaggaaggaaaaatcatcaaggagctacacaaaacaaagacatcaagctcatgttggtgaatgggtatccggcttcgactccgacagccactccgagagaagttatcattccgactccgaagatactcaagatgaaggtgttgccggtctagcacttgtgtcaaccaactcctacgacatatttgactcaccaaatgaaggaattggaagatgcttcatggccaaaggtcctaaggtaacacacccgagtatgttgatttcaatagtgatgaagatgacttgttaggtgatgatttgcttgttgacaactctagtgatgaatactatgatgaaacgtcaattaatcatgctaatcaagataaaacgaatgacaatgataaggagaagattgaggctctaactaaagaactaaacactcttaagttagctcatgaaactatcttcaaagatcatcgagaacttttaagagctcatgagaaattacgctttgaaaagctcaatcttgagcaagagcatgagttcttaaaagcaatcaatgatgatctacgcaagaaaagttcttcttacattgccaagcgtttactcttatccacttacatgcctcaagtcaagtctagtaacaagaacaagaaagatcttcctctagcagtaacaatgatcatgctaaatccaatattgttgcttctagtagttctcttgattccactaatgattctctcagccaagttacacttgagcaagaaaatagcttattgaagggaattatagagaaaggagtgtacaagagccttgccgggagtaagcaattcgaggaaattgtgcgcaagcaaggaatgcaccggaagaatcaaggtgttggttttgaacgaaagttcaatgccaatggagttgagtgggaagaagatcaataccccaagacaaagtttgttcctcaacaagagaagtatgatacttctttcaaggggacacaagctcaagatgatcttccaccacaagactacaagcaaaaaggcaaggacaagcttcaagaggaaattgatgcatttgaagaagctcctaagaccttagtcaagtggattcccaagactacttcaagttccacttcatcaagtacgactacaactccaaggattcccatcaagatggtgtggatccaaaagaagaagaactagagagttcttgagggtgactccgccaacatacttcactcttatcattttggcaagaacaagtgcaatcaacttccacatcttgcactagttcaaggagtcacaaaccctcttgttggtaagacaagggacaaggtaacctaaaagttttcatggacatcatcttgtgtgtgcatcactctatgtctatggatatccttgtttgttccttgtgggactaacccatgtaggtattgaaagtgcaattcactcaaatggatagctccaagtgatctacatcaacattgagcatccacatcttcaacatctacatgaagtcatcatcgacaaaacccgaggttagttcatccctctaaggggggatatcacatctagggggagctttactctaagacttgagctaaagcaactctaaagatgtgaacacaacaatgctttatgtaaaagtggtaaccccacttgagcttaaacgatgagtatgacctatgatcaagtgttctcacttgactcctaagtcaatatactcatatatagatgaccttgtcatcgcaaattgcttggtagatgctagaattggttgtgcatgccttgtcacatatttcatttgccatcttattgtgtgagcatgctggttgcatattttactcattcgaggacatccacttgttgttttgattgttcggttttatttccttttgccaagtggatggacaagaatgcctaagaacctcctctagctatctatgcttttctcgtctcaaactctattcatgctacatcacaaaatttgatcaagtcagattcgaaccactctgtgtgaggagcgctcggagtccccgattcgtcatagacttaaacttccaaaacctctttatgattctcggtctgaccgataccccactttcggtcctaccgagatcattaagttgatctaggttttcgatctcggtacaaccgatttgaacctttcggtcacaccgagtttcagtaactgcttgcagttatgaatctcggtgccaccgagttgttccactcggtcacaccgacagggtcgggctagatatagtcacgggcaaaaatttggaaatttctccgaaccccttcgcccgcgcgatagcctgctctgccaacgtggtatCCG from Triticum aestivum cultivar Chinese Spring chromosome 4A, IWGSC CS RefSeq v2.1, whole genome shotgun sequence harbors:
- the LOC123088101 gene encoding transcriptional regulatory protein AlgP-like gives rise to the protein MDNPPVAAAAANNVANPPAAAAAANNVANPPAAAPAAAPAANAAAAARAARHTAWKKKDKKVAIISLVVLAIVLVLVAVLCLQPWKK